The following proteins are encoded in a genomic region of Brachypodium distachyon strain Bd21 chromosome 1, Brachypodium_distachyon_v3.0, whole genome shotgun sequence:
- the LOC100833979 gene encoding protein SRG1, producing the protein MADAEPWKTVKIHPTVQELVTGVQDEPPSRYVIPEQNRRPVVAGSEMPHPIPIIDLSRLSNNNADEVARLQSALENWGLFLAVGHGMEPGFLGEVMKVTREFFKLPLEEKQKYSNLVNGNEVRIEGYGNDMVVSEKQILDWCDRLYIIVEPESRRVYSLWPTEPPSFRDILSEYTVSCRKIANLVLENLSKLLDLQEDYFVNMLDENAMTYARLNYYPHCPKPEHVFGMKPHTDASVITIVFIDDNVSGLQLQKNGVWYNVPIVPNALLVNVGDVMEMLSNGFFKSPVHRVVTNAVKERLSLVMFYTMGPEREIEPVPELLDEKRPRRYKKIKTKDYIAQLFETFARGTLAIDTVRI; encoded by the exons ATGGCTGATGCAGAGCCATGGAAGACAGTCAAGATACACCCGACTGTGCAAGAGCTGGTGACCGGCGTGCAGGACGAGCCACCGAGCCGGTATGTGATCCCTGAGCAAAACCGTCGACCCGTCGTGGCTGGTTCTGAGATGCCTCATCCCATACCCATCATTGACCTCAGCCGTCTGTCTAACAACAACGCTGATGAGGTTGCCAGGCTACAGTCTGCCCTGGAGAACTGGGGCCTATTCCTG GCTGTTGGACATGGGATGGAACCAGGTTTCCTTGGTGAGGTGATGAAAGTGACTAGAGAATTTTTCAAGCTCCCACTGGAAGAGAAGCAGAAGTACTCAAACCTGGTGAATGGCAATGAAGTCAGGATCGAAGGATATGGAAACGACATGGTTGTATCAGAGAAGCAGATCCTGGACTGGTGTGACCGCCTCTACATCATAGTGGAACCTGAGTCTCGCAGAGTCTACAGCTTGTGGCCAACAGAACCTCCTTCTTTCAG AGATATCCTGAGTGAGTACACAGTCAGCTGCCGGAAGATCGCCAACCTTGTCCTTGAGAACCTGTCCAAGCTGCTCGATCTACAAGAGGATTACTTCGTCAACATGCTCGACGAGAATGCCATGACATATGCCAGGTTAAACTACTACCCTCACTGTCCAAAGCCAGAACACGTCTTCGGCATGAAGCCCCACACTGATGCCTCAGTGATCACAATCGTCTTCATTGATGATAACGTCAGCGGGCTCCAGCTGCAAAAGAATGGCGTCTGGTACAACGTGCCCATTGTCCCGAATGCATTGCTCGTGAACGTAGGAGATGTAATGGAG ATGCTGAGCAACGGGTTCTTCAAGAGTCCGGTTCACAGGGTTGTGACCAATGCTGTGAAAGAGCGGCTGTCGTTGGTGATGTTCTATACGATGGGCCCGGAGAGGGAGATTGAGCCAGTGCCAGAGCTGCTGGATGAGAAGAGACCAAGACGGTACAAAAAGATAAAGACCAAGGACTACATAGCACAACTCTTCGAAACTTTTGCAAGAGGGACGCTAGCCATTGATACAGTGAGGATCTGA